A genomic stretch from Telopea speciosissima isolate NSW1024214 ecotype Mountain lineage chromosome 7, Tspe_v1, whole genome shotgun sequence includes:
- the LOC122668248 gene encoding 1-phosphatidylinositol 3-phosphate 5-kinase-like: MATTTKGKEAINGEEKRSLFPSGPKNIDQKRGLSPVGPRNINQSTGRRTPKSSISSSPDSNHSFLSQKPIPNYLKPTLSSRLDSSLKHGKKQTPEDQKLLRRRSFDKPPSPSLLYSTKSPSSSQIQRTPLSSATTSRERALIKSLSTSTKTTSSPRITTERIIKTSRNGKMQQIVSSSNSKMVKKIPSSTIKKEAKVEKVRFKQSEVKNEKIDKEIVLEKIEEEVVKIEIEDQVLDDLPTLDLKSIDLPDPEPEFLDEVKSEPCICSTFSEEQEQVISETPQIEEAEEKTFDHHEDVDGNNNNNNNNNNNVTNNGSDENAEQPEEKLISKPQVEGEAKEGENATESSPNVHKAKIAPVEDSGNYQNPTTKERKDVEVNEEVVKPEVKNVNLNQRVVHGKKESSPAYNDVIEETASKLVGKRKSKVKALVGAFETVISLEEAQTPRANNENAKVQDGDATMTQTFRANESAYQVQDGDASMTQNSMTNESAHQVQDGDATRTQTFRANESAYQVQDGDVSMTQNSMANESAHQVQDGDTTMTQNSMANESANIDQDGDTTLTQTPRASESAKVQDVDTTMTESPSI, translated from the exons ATGGCTACAACAACAAAAGGAAAGGAAGCTATAAAtggggaggagaagagaagtttATTTCCATCAGGCCCTAAAAACATAGACCAAAAAAGAGGTTTATCCCCAGTAGGTCCTAGAAACATAAACCAATCAACTGGAAGAAGAACTCCCAAATCATCAATTTCAAGCTCACCTGATTCAAATCATTCATTCTTATCACAGAAACCAATACCCAATTACCTCAAACCTACATTAAGCTCTCGCCTTGATTCTTCATTGAAGCATGGGAAGAAACAAACTCCTGAAGATCAAAAGCTCCTCAGAAGAAGGTCTTTTGATAAACCCCCATCACCCTCTCTGCTTTACTCAACTAAGTCTCCCTCATCCTCTCAAATTCAAAGAACACCACTATCTTCTGCTACTACTTCTAGGGAGAGAGCACTGATCAAGTCATTATCAACATCAACAAAGACTACCAGTTCTCCAAGAATCACCACAGAGAGAATAATCAAGACATCAAGAAATGGGAAAATGCAACAGATAGTGTCCAGTTCAAATTCAAAGATGgtaaagaaaatcccaagcagcACCATTAAAAAGGAAGCTAAAGTGGAGAAGGTTAGATTCAAACAGTCTGAGGTCAAGAATGAGAAAATTGATAAAGAAATAGTATtggagaagattgaagaagaggtAGTAAAGATTGAAATTGAAGACCAAGTTCTTGATGACCTACCAACTCTAGATTTGAAATCTATAGATCTTCCAGATCCTGAGCCAGAGTTTCTTGATGAAGTGAAATCTGAACCTTGTATCTGTTCCACAttttcagaagaacaagaacagGTAATATCTGAAACTCCCCAAATAGAAGAAGCTGAAGAGAAGACTTTTGATCATCATGAAGATGTAGATggtaacaacaacaacaacaacaacaacaacaacaatgttACCAACAATGGATCTGATGAGAATGCAGAACAACCAGAAGAAAAATTGATCAGCAAACCACAAGTGGAGGGTGAGGCCAAGGAAGGAGAGAATGCAACTGAAAGCAGCCCAAATGTTCATAAAGCAAAGATAGCTCCTGTTGAAGATTCTGGAAATTATCAAAATCCAacaacaaaggaaagaaaagatgtGGAAGTGAATGAAGAGGTAGTGAAGCCAGAGGTAAAGAATGTCAACTTGAATCAACGAGTTGTTCATGGGAAGAAGGAATCATCACCAGCATATAATGATGTGATTGAAGAGACTGCTAGTAAACTTGTGGGCAAAAGGAAGAGCAAGGTGAAGGCATTGGTTGGGGCTTTTGAAACAGTTATTTCTTTAGAGGAAGCTCAAACTCCTAGGGCTAA TAATGAAAATGCCAAGGTTCAAGATGGTGATGCCACAATGACTCAAACTTTTAGGGCTAATGAAAGTGCATATCAGGTTCAAGACGGTGATGCCTCAATGACTCAAAATTCTATGACTAATGAAAGTGCACATCAGGTTCAAGATGGTGATGCCACAAGGACTCAAACTTTTAGGGCTAATGAAAGTGCATATCAGGTTCAAGATGGTGATGTCTCAATGACCCAAAATTCTATGGCTAATGAAAGTGCACATCAGGTTCAAGATGGTGATACCACAATGACTCAAAACTCTATGGCTAATGAAAGTGCTAATATTGATCAAGATGGTGATACTACACTGACTCAAACTCCTAGGGCCAGTGAAAGTGCCAAGGTTCAAGATGTTGATACCACAATGACTGAGTCTCCCTCCATCTAA